One stretch of bacterium DNA includes these proteins:
- a CDS encoding DUF366 family protein: MLVEGDDIYTPDRRKFSVSIATVSPLAGLIHIGLNDDPTGAPVPAVGLVELGVGAADFARELLGVFEKAEQGLSSAAAKVRAVE; the protein is encoded by the coding sequence GTGCTTGTCGAGGGCGACGACATCTACACGCCCGACCGGCGAAAGTTTTCGGTTTCCATCGCCACCGTAAGCCCCCTGGCCGGGCTCATCCATATTGGTCTGAACGACGATCCTACCGGTGCCCCGGTGCCGGCGGTCGGGTTGGTCGAGCTGGGCGTCGGCGCGGCCGATTTCGCCCGCGAGCTCCTGGGAGTATTCGAAAAAGCGGAACAAGGTCTCTCGTCCGCGGCGGCCAAGGTGAGGGCGGTGGAATGA